The window AGCGCAGGTAAACTGCTCTGCTCTCCCTTTGTTTTTGCTGTTTATTCTTTTGTTCGTCAGCCATCTCTTGCGTGATGGTGCCCGAAATTTGTTCTTCATGATATCGCGAAATGATGTATTAGGTATACCATgtttccccctcctctcagTTACGTATTTCTCAGGTCAAAGAATCCCTCCACCTTTACTTaagccttggccttggcctcgacggcaacctcatcgccatccttcTTGGACATGTTGTGCATGGTAATACGAGTGATTTGTGCGATTCCGACCAGtgcgaggaagaagttgaCAGCAGCAAGCCTATAATCGTGTCAGTGATTCATTCCGCGACACATCCCCTCTtcggagaagagaggaaacaGATATCGGAGATGAGGGAGAACTCACAGCATGTTCTTGGGGGTGATGACGAAGCACCATCGCGTCCAGATGAGACCGGTGCACATCAGGGAGAAGTTTTGCGCAAAGGACAGCTTCTCGGCGGGACGAGCCAGATCGGAGATGCCTGCCAGGACGAGAGCCCACTGTTTGAGTTGCTTCAAGTCAGCAAGAGTTGAAACTACATTTTCGCCCACGGACATAAGAGCTAGTTGGAGGTTTATATATAGCAACGTCCAACAACACATGCAGTGCATGTAAATGGAAAACGAATAAATCGTGTAGAGCAGAGCAACAACCGGATGAACAAGGGAAAAGTAAAGATTTCTTTCCTCACCTTCATGACGGGAGCCCAAAAGTGCACCGTCTTGATGCCGACCTCGCTCTCCCACGCCTTCTTGAACCAGCTGGccgactgctgctgctcccccGACGCCGTGCTCTGCCACCGCTTGCCCTGCTGGCGGAACTGGTTGCGGAACATTTGCTGGGCctggctgttgaagaagggcgaggGGCCGGCGGCGCCCTGGCGGAAGAGCGGCCGGGCGGCGCGCAAGATGTTGCTCGTTGGGGCCATGGCTCTGTTGATGTCGTCTCTCGAGTcagctttcttctcccttgaCACCTTTGGTATATATATTCCCTGTTTGTCGCGcaattccttcttcttcggaaTTACCTCCTTCGGTGGGATGAGCAAAACTCACGTTAAATGTGTTGGCAGGACAAATGAACAAGGGAATCCTGGCGtgtgccctttttttttttggagttgCAGTTTCAGAgataaaagagagagggcgaCTGTTTCCCAGCAGCTCCGAACAATGGCGACCGGGATTCACCCGGCCATAGCGACACCGGACTTTACTTTATGCACCCGAAATGCATTATGTCAGAATTGTGCATTATCAAAAGTTATGCAACAAAACGTGCACAAAGCACTGCTCCACCCAAATTAACGACGACCAACCAAAGCAGCAGTATCTCTCATCAACTATCTTGAACGCAGCCTTTCACGACATTCATTCGCCTTTTTCCCAAGCGAGCTTTCCGCCTCTCTCCCCAATTGACGTCCCCGAAAATGTCCGCCAAGTTCGCCTTCGCCAAATCCCTCAAGGAGGTgcgcttcctcttctgccagACCTCCGAGCAGAGCGCCGCCGTCCGGTACGGAAAACACTCCCAAAACTCCCTCCCAGCCAAACACAACCCACTCCTTCATTCAGCGACAAAGGTGGCCCCAAGTGAAGTTCTTGGCCAGATTCTACAATCTAGCTGTTCAATTGCTGCTAGATAAAGCAGCAGGCCAGCTTCAGCCATTCACCAAGCTTCACAACCAAGAGCGCATTTCACACACGCACCCTCATGgtgggggggaagagagagttAGAGGAAGCATTATACAGAACATGCAAAGAGACTGACCGGAAGCTTTCACATCTAGATCTTTCCTCACAAAACAATACCCCGCCATCAAGCAGGCTAACCCAAACACCCCGATCCTCCTCCGCGAAGCCGCCGGCACCCTTCCCAAAGTCTACGCCAGATTCGGTACGTTTGCTGCAAtacttttccctcttccaaCGCCAGAAAGACAGTTCGATTTGGAAGCACAGGGGAAGGACGAACGATAGCTAGGTCTCTTGCTAACGATGGACGTTACTCTAGATTTCGGCACTGAAAAGTCACAGTCTTTGGAAGGCCTGTCAGACAAGCAGATCGAGGATACCGTTTCAGGGCTGGTAACAAAGGCATAGATGTGAGGAATACTGTATataaaaaaggaggaggctAGTCTGCATAGCTCTGAATGCgttcgaggaagagagaaacaaagataTCAAATGGCGTAACGGTATATGCGCTACGGTGTATGAGTCCAAATGCATAGATGAAAATTATACCAAATATCTCAATGCGGTTCACCAAGGAAGACGTGTTTATCAACGGTACATCTCACAATATGTGCAAACTGCTGTACAAGAGAACGCCACCAATGGAGTTGAACAGGGTCTTCGAACAAAGTTGCGAATAAAGCTGAAAATCGGAATTTCTATGCATCTAAAACTAAACAAGGCTTCCTGATGCCAATAAGACAACACAAACGACACATTCTAATATATGATTATATGCTAAGGCGCATGCAAGGAAAACCAGAAAATATAAACGCGGGCCCTATTATtaacaaagaaaataatcCTTTCGTATCCTCCACACACATATCATTACTCAAGAGTAGCAGATCTCACTCGAGACACGGGCAATGCTGGCCAATCTTGTGTATCGAGGTCAacattcttctttcccccaTCCTTTGAAGGTGATGTGGTATTCGAATTTGTCAATTTGACGTTTTCGCGCTCCCGTTGATGCTTGTCTTTGGACCAGTCACGCTGGATTTCATTGCGGCTGTTCTCTTGCTGCTTAGTTGAGCTCTCAAAGTTGTCAGCTCCTTTGGACCCTTGGTTGAGCTTTTCTCTCAGCTGCGACGCCTTTGACGGCGAGCTGTTTGTTGTCGCTGGCCTTCGTATAATCTTAAACTTGGAGGGGGGCTGCATTTTCTCAAGAGAAACCTCGGCCAGTCCCGCGCAAGAAGAGGCTGCTCTAGGAGAATACGAAACGGCCTCAGTGCTTGCTCCTGTCGCAGTGGATTTGCGAGGAGACACGAAAGCTGTTGCCAGTGGATTCAGACGACTTTTCTTGGAAGCATCAGCTTCACCTGCGGGTGTTACCGAACTGGCTGCAATTGCACCCTTGATGTCAGTTGTTGGCGTTGGgccaccagcagcatctcttGATTGTGTCGATGCAAGCCTACCGGCTGTCGATGCTTCAAATGTCTTTGAAGTAATGGAGGGGTAATTATTCTTCCGCTTTTTCGGAATCTTCAAAGAGCCGCCCGCATTGCCCCTGAAATCCAGTCGACCACGCGGCAGAGTATCGTAAGGATACTGAGTTCTATTGCCTGTCATTGTCGGCTCCCTAGGCTCCCCGAACGGTTCAATTGATGATTCATCAATATTTTCAGGAAGATGAATAGAATGAGAAGCCGATCCGGTGGTTGCAGAGATTGGCATGAGCATATCATGATTCATTTGAAACTTCTCTGTCGCAGGCACAGCAGATGTCCCCAAGTTGGGCGGCGACACCTCCTGACTGCCAGTTTCCTTCTGCAAGTCAGCCTGCAGTGCTGAGGTTAGTCGTTTCTTagcctttttgttcttgttccACTTCGTTTTCGGTTTGCTTTGGCTATTTGCCTCAGAACTtgctttgccatcatcggtGGTCAACACCGTCCCGGGAGTCTTGAGTGTATCCTCAACCAACTGCTCTGACGCCCGATGGAATAACTCGGATAGTTCTAGtttagaagaaaaagaagaatctcCATTCCTAAGAGCAATTCTAGACTGCTCATTAGATACGCAGAGCCTTTGTTCAAGGTTAGACCCTTCATCTTTCACAGGCTTCTGAGCTGCCTCTTCAGATGCCTCAGCCGATTCCTCAACTCTTTCCGTTGATTCATCGGGTGCGATTTCTTCCACTCCTGAAATATTTGATGACTCGAGTTGAGCTCGCTCATCTATACATGATGCAGGAACTCTCGTATTCTTCATCACATCATTTGAGCCCTCCTTCTGAGTTTGTGACATGGGCGGTTGGCCGGATGTGACAGAAGTTCCTAATTTCCTGGATTTCCGTGGATCCAATGGCATAGGAATCCTATTCCAGGCCTGTTTTCGCTCTTTGATTTCATCTTCTGTGAAGATGTTCTCGGAGATTTTGGTTGTTGGTGACAAATCTGCGCCCACCTTTGGGACAGAATTCTGTGCCTTCTTGAAATCACTTGAGACTGAGGTTTGATCTTTCTCTAATTTTGCATCATTCTGCACAACTGCTTCAGTGGTGCTAGTGTTTGGGCACGGAATGTCCACTTGTTTAGATACTTGAGTCTCTTTAGCTTGTCCTTGCGGTCTCTTCGGCGTGCAACTGCCATCTCCTGTATCTGAATGAGGCGTAGCGGATGAGCTCACGTTGCACTCTTCTGCTGTAGCGCTAGCCAGCATCACAGGACTGCTTGGTAACGCAACCCGAGCCTTCTTATGCAAAGAGCGCCTACCATCTTCGCCTCCCAGAATAGCTTCACTGCATTTGCTATCTTCTCCGCCGGTATATGCTTGAGACAGCGGCTTTGATTGCGAAGCCAactcttttttcttgctcttttttgtttgcaCGGAGAGCGCAGCTCGAGTGGACGCTTGTTCAGGCTCATGGGGCTTCTCATCCTTCACAGAGGTTGCTTGCTCGTGGCTGTCAGTAGACTGAGTCTCCCCTGGCTGGTCGGTACCTGGTATACTGGCGGCCTCGACAGGCAATGTAGTCTCCTGAGTCACGCTTCGATCTGATCTCATTTCACAGGGCAAGGTTTCAGTGCTCTTGGAGCTTGACGAACTTGCAATCTGACCTCGTTCTGGTGTATGCGTAGGTGTTGCCGACAACGAAGGACTAGGACCTGTTGTATGAGCGTAACCAACGTTCATGCTTGATGGGGTTGGTGCGTCCCACGTGGGTTGCTGGTGAGCAATTGGTAATGGTGGAAGCCTCcttggttgttggtgttgatgattATTCATCCATTTGGATCGATGAGCAGGCCGAATGGTTATTCTGATGCCTTTCTCTGAAAGCTTGCCTTCGCCAAATGCGAGAGCTTGCGGCACGGGGGACTCCTTTACGAATCTATTGCAGTATTAGTATAAACTATCAGGTAACAGAGATGATAAAGGTACTTACCGCACGATAAACGCATTTTTATTTTGAGATGGAGCTGGGTAAACCTCCTCCACTTTCCCAAACCTACTGCCGATTCCAAATTTGATGGTCGTTTGGACATCTAAATTCGGCGCGAAGGCGTCATGGTAAACTCTCACCCATATACTCCTATTGCGTTCATTGCAGCCACTGCAAGAGCAAGGAGTATATTCCCCACTGTTCGGGCCTCCAGGATTGAGGCACCAGGAGGCCTGTCGACTTCTCTCCGGTTGAGCGCTTCGTCGCCACGATTTATTCAAGTAGGGCTCGCGCGAAGTAGGATGGTGGTCCAAATGAGCCTGCTGTCCCGAGTTCCATCCATGAGTCTTTTGGGCAAACGATCCCCGACGCTGTCCTACTTGATTATAGGTTTGGCTGTCATTTCTGTACTCATTATGCATCGAGGATGTTGAGAAGCCATGCAACAATTCAGGCCGAGTTGATTGAGCAAGCTGAATACTTTCATCAGACCCATTGATAGCGGCGTTACGCAACTTGGAAGCCGCCATAGCACCAGAATGCGCCCCATTAGTGAGCTGTTGAAGAGGCATAACTTGAGAGCTTCCAGAAATGTCTCTATATGGGGCAGGATGAGGCACCGGCCTATTGGCAGTAGAGTATAAGTGGCTGTTCTGATGCGGGAACCCATCTTTCGAAGAAGGGTGCGGCATGAAAGCTTTCTCCGGCTGCATATAGAAAGGAGTCGGCTCCGGCGACGCTCTCATGGGGGCCGCGAAATTTTGTCTCGTGAAGTCGTCTGGCGAGTTACCAATGGGGTGTCTTTGATCTTGCGCTAACCTGTGGAAACTCtgagaagattgccattgcctTGTCATGATTGTAGGGTCGTTAAAAGGCCCATCTGTGCCCTGAgcttgaccttttccaggTCTCGCGGCTTCATGTGGTGGAAATTGGCCTTCGCTTTCCGGGTGGATTCTACTCTCCAGTTGTCGAACGTTTCCTGAGTACTAATCAGGTCGTTCGATAGCTCGAGGTTGGTAGAGATGGTTCCTAGCGGATGCGAAGATTACTCTCTTGTCAAACGGTTGGTCGATAGATGCATCTTGCTTATTACGCTCCAGCTCGGCGACTTCTCTAATGAGGTTGTTCACCGCGCTCTCTCCGCCGCCTCTCTCAGAGGGCAAGGGGTGGTCTGAGGAGACCTTATTGGAAGTTGATAAAGAGGCTGATTCAGAACTTCGTCTCGCTTCTGTGACAGAAGCATCTCCATTACCAGCAGCCGGCAGAATCGTGTTATGCTTTGAATCTAGACCGGAGCCTGAAGCCGCAGGTGATGACGTCTCTGGCATCGATGCAATTCTTCGAGGATCACTCTGGCTCTGAAATTCactggccttcttcttctctacttTGTTGATGGAGCTTTGCAGTTGTTTCGGGAGATTGCTACCGTTGACGATAACCACACCAGATTTGGTAGATTTTCGAGATGGTACAGCGGCCTCAGCGGACTTCTGCAAAGCTTTAAGAGCTTGGGTAGGTCCGATAGGCGATTCCATAAATGGGAAACAATGCTGTGGGAGAAAGTAGTGCTTCCCATCTTCCACAATGCAGGGAGCTGGCTCGTTCGGCGCCGAAGAACCGCGATGGGGCTCAGAcaggggaggaggcggcaaGCCATTGTCATCAAAAACTCGCTGTCCGGCTGGGAACAAGTTAGCTCTTGATGTCACCTGCATTCTATGGTTGAGGAACTTACTGAGCCAGTTTTCAATGCTGTTTGTCCGACATGCCGATATCAAGTCTGCGGGCTCTTCAACTTGCTTTGTCTCCTtgttggagagaagaaagatgcgACGACCTTTCAACGCGCTTGCAATCAGTGGCACCACGTCATCGTGTATCAATCCCAGAGAGTCGTGATCTTGGTCATCAAGGATGCGGAAGATGGGGCCGTGGGATTCCTGCCACTTGGTCAACTTCTCCTGGTTTTGCTCTCGCTTCAGCCACTCATCCGCCCAATGGCCGATATGAGCAGCTACTTCTCGCCTCACATCTACAGATATGAGCTTGTTTTCATCCCAGAGCGTGTTGATGACGTTCCAAAGATTCATGCAGCCATTGTGATAGATGTCATGAGCGTCGAAGAATGTCCACAAGTCGTCCCAACAGTGTGGCTGCTGCATATTCTTCAGCTCGTTCCAAAAGGCCTTGCGAAGCGAGTTGCAAATGGCTTGGATTTCGTCTTTAGACCACAGGTGAACGCGGCGCTGAGGTAGAATATGATCCAGTTTTCGAAACGGTCGGCTTCCATTCGAGGTTGAAATGAAAGCCTTTGCCCTGACTGGCACATTGGTATAGAATCCAACAGGAAGATTGTCCTCCAAATAGGTCTGGGCTACTCCCTGAGATTGCACGCCATGCATCATTTTGTAGGTGACGGGAATTCCATGTGGATAATATTTAGCAAATGCTGCGCGATCTCCATGTGGGTAGTTCTCGGCATAGACTCGAGGGAATCCGGCTGCATAGAGAACAGAATGGGGAGCCGGTTGTAGATTCATCTTGATAGTTtcagccatgatggaggcTCTTAGCAACATAAGAGTCAGTACAAAAGTTGAAAGAACTTCTGAAACGATAGTAAAATGGAGATCCAAAacaacaagacaaaagagggTAGAATGGATCAACAGAGCGAGGGGACGCGAGCATCAAAGAATTGCTCGCACGCAACAGAGCAAAGCGCTCAAATAAAACACCAAGTATGAAATCCAAAAAGCGCAATGGCCAAGATAGAGTGGGATTGTGATGATTGAGGGAGGAAATAAACAGTTGCGGATATGATTGTGAAGTTGCTTACCTCAGGTGCAAGACCTCTTTGTGATCGAGGAAGGTGCAACTAGGCCAACGAGAGACTGTCCTCGCTTAATTCTGAAATACTTATCGAGATGGCAATCGAAGGGAGGCAAAATCCAATTTCAAGAGGTAATTGGTAAGGACTGCAGCAGGCAACTCTGTCGGCTTATCCAATGATCGTTCTGGAGAACAATCAAGGTCGGCCTTGGTGAGAATGAGGCTGCAattgaaagaagagaagatgaagggagagaagggttTTGTTTTCGTTTGTTTTGTTTATTTAAGTGAATGTGCTGTGCGCAGGTTACTAATGATTTCATCCGATCTATCAAGGGCAAACGGAAGAGAAATTGCGGACGAGGTGAATCGACTTGGCACACCTCCAGTACCGATTTGACAGCTGGGTGACAGCTGTTGGCGACAGAGCCCCGTTCAGCGTACGCAGATGGCATATTTTCTTGAACAAGTGCCTACCAAGTGTTCAATCCAGTGTTCATCCAAGTGCTCAGCCGAGACTATCATCCATGACATTCCTCTTGTAGATGTTGTTCACAACTAGGTAAGTGGTAAAGCTGCTGAAGGAATACGTGCAACAAGCAGCTTGTTGCGTTGATGTCTGTCGGCTGAAGCGCAAAGTTCACAATCTCAGAGACTTTACAAGGTGAGGCAGCATCAAAATCAGCAAACACCTCTCGCTGCCATAGTATCAAATTGCTGTGCGGCACCAGGCTTCAAGAATCCAAAGGGAATCACCGGAATATCGGAAGATGTAAAGAGCAGTCTTattttccccctcttcaCTACCGTCTATAATGCCCAAATGTCCGTGGTAAGAGTGGGGTATACATTCATAAAAGATACAGAGTCAAAAGCTATGTTTA of the Trichoderma breve strain T069 chromosome 4, whole genome shotgun sequence genome contains:
- a CDS encoding mitochondrial ribosomal protein l51 / s25 / CI-B8 domain-containing protein produces the protein MSAKFAFAKSLKEVRFLFCQTSEQSAAVRSFLTKQYPAIKQANPNTPILLREAAGTLPKVYARFDFGTEKSQSLEGLSDKQIEDTVSGLVTKA